From one Sparus aurata chromosome 16, fSpaAur1.1, whole genome shotgun sequence genomic stretch:
- the LOC115565787 gene encoding uncharacterized protein LOC115565787: MWQCKTCPSVFPSRSHILNHYRVSHRHYGNNNRIPCVHASCPCTFRTWNALLIHLNRCHGIKTSCHQSEKLTFSCHLCPCKDLVSERDYWTHINAHLKKNEVVTCMFLDCKFQTNILGSFKSHKSRKHRSFSSKEFKPGIVVSATLASPESALNTSDDDIGEDAQLGSFTGALNDLPDVIEHSLAAALLKLEHFSHVPSRAINDFLVELHHLTGCLSKSHAEGVVVDIFQKHKLQVDRALIDELISSLCSANPLNKAIEKGGPLSSAYQRKQYYKAKFNVVEPLEYILDAKENKTFQYVPILESLQVLLSRKDIVDKIVSHHKTQRETETGKKIVYRSYKDGLHFKENSLLSGEDLSLSITLYADDFEVCNPLGTSRKTHKLCAVYWVLSNLPPGSHSSLSSIFLAILCKTDTVKSFGYDKVLEPLIHDLRSLEVEGIFVPQLNKTLKGTVQTIAAYNLGAHGIAGFVENFTGHYFCRFCTAPASDIQLHEVRSGTFSLRTKETHETHVRAALDSGSSLFGVKRACPFTGALSHFHVVSGYPPDIAHDLFEGIVPVEIAHCLTLLISKKYITLDDINSSILHFPYKWTDKTNKPHTLPQNLSSRKTIGGNAHENWSLLRLLPFLIGPSIPEHEPVWQVLLDLKQMVELVVAPVHSDESIAYLESKISDHRQRYQEVFPNKKLLPKHHYIEHYPQLIKLLGPLVGLWTIRFEAKHSFFKKVMKHTSCFKNVPLSLAVKHQIMIGYHLSSPNIDKPVLDVSDVSTVPLDVLKEELAQAFKQRDPDVSEINLAKNVWSKGINYRPGMIVPYGSEGGMPEFGEIHQICILQQRLFFVLKLLCGWYCEHYGAFQLTPSPARELALVEISELVDEYPLAAYVVGGVRMVTLKRSICLFWMTLMPEGTPSLKDSASI, encoded by the exons ATGTGGCAATGCAAGACCTGCCCTTCAGTTTTTCCAAGTAGGTCCCATATTCTGAATCACTATCGAGTCAGTCATAGACATTATGGGAATAACAACCGTATTCCATGTGTGCATGCAAGCTGCCCATGCACTTTTAGAACGTGGAATgcattattaattcatttgaaTAGGTGTCATGGTATTAAAACCAGTTGTCATCAGTCAGAGAAATTAACATTTAGTTGCCATTTGTGTCCTTGTAAGGATCTTGTGTCTGAGAGGGATTACTGGACTCACATTAAtgcacatttaaagaaaaatgagGTTGTAACGTGTATGTTCTTGGATTGCaaatttcaaacaaacattttaggaTCTTTTAAGTCCCACAAGAGCAGAAAACACAGGTCTTTTTCCTCAAAAGAGTTTAAACCAGGAATTGTAGTATCAGCCACCCTTGCTTCCCCAGAATCTGCTTTAAATACTTCTGATGATGACATTGGTGAGGATGCTCAACTCGGTAGCTTTACAGGTGCTCTAAATGACCTCCCAGATGTAATCGAGCACAGTCTGGCAGCAGCTTTGTTAAAATTAGAACATTTTTCCCATGTACCAAGCAGAGCAATCAATGATTTTTTAGTAGAACTTCACCACTTAACTGGCTGTCTCTCAAAATCTCATGCTGAAGGTGTTGTAGTAGACATTTTTCAGAAGCACAAGCTCCAGGTTGACAGAGCTCTCATAGATGAACTAATCTCCTCTCTGTGCTCAGCAAATCCTCTAAATAAGGCCATAGAGAAGGGTGGACCTTTGAGTTCTGCATATCAACGTAAGCAATATTACAAGGCAAAATTTAATGTTGTTGAACCACTTGAATATATTTTGGATGCGAAAGAGAACAAAACATTCCAGTATGTCCCCATCCTAGAATCCCTGCAAGTCCTGCTAAGCAGGAAAGATATTGTGGATAAGATAGTTAgtcatcacaaaacacaaagggagacagagactggaaaaaaaattgtgtacAGGTCTTACAAGGATGGTCTGCATTTTAAGGAAAATAGTTTGTTGTCAGGGGAGGACCTAAGTTTATCCATAACTTTGTATGCTGATGACTTTGAGGTCTGTAACCCTTTGGGCACCTCCCGCAAAACCCACAAACTTTGTGCTGTGTATTGGGTACTAAGTAATCTTCCCCCAGGGTCTCATTCCAGTTTGTCCTCAATTTTCTTGGCCATTTTGTGTAAAACGGACACTGTAAAGTCATTTGGTTATGACAAGGTTTTAGAGCCCCTAATACACGACCTGAGGTCTTTGGAAGTTGAGGGCATTTTTGTCCCACAactgaacaaaacactgaaggGTACAGTGCAGACTATTGCTGCTTACAATTTAGGAGCACACGGAATAGCAGGTTTTGTGGAGAACTTTACAGGCCACTACTTTTGTCGTTTTTGTACAGCACCAGCTTCAGATATTCAATTGCATGAGGTTAGGTCAGGAACTTTCAGCCtcagaacaaaagaaacacacgAAACCCATGTCAGAGCAGCGTTGGATAGTGGCAGTAGCTTATTTGGAGTAAAAAGAGCCTGTCCTTTTACTGGAGCACtgtctcattttcatgttgtcaGTGGCTACCCTCCTGACATTGCTCATGATCTTTTTGAAGGCATTGTGCCTGTTGAAATAGCTCATTGCCTCACATTACTAATATCAAAGAAGTATATCACCTTGGATGATATAAACAGTTCTATTCTGCATTTCCCATACAAGTGGACAGACAAAACCAATAAGCCTCATACTTTGCCACAAAATCTTTCAAGCAGGAAAACCATAGGGGGCAATGCCCATGAAAATTGGAGCTTGTTAAGATTGCTCCCATTTCTAATTGGCCCCAGTATTCCTGAACATGAGCCAGTATGGCAGGTCTTGTTGGATCTAAAACAGATGGTTGAGCTAGTGGTTGCCCCAGTTCACAGTGACGAGTCTATCGCTTACCTTGAGAGCAAAATTTCAGATCATCGACAAAGGTATCAAGAGGTGTTTCCTAACAAAAAATTGCTGCCCAAACACCACTACATAGAACATTACCCACAACTGATAAAGCTTTTGGGGCCTCTCGTGGGACTTTGGACCATCAGGTTTGAGGCAAAGCacagtttctttaaaaaagttATGAAACACACCAGTTGCTTTAAAAACGTGCCTCTGTCTCTGGCTGTGAAACATCAGATTATGATTGGCTATCACTTGTCATCTCCAAATATTGATAAACCAGTGCTGGATGTATCGGATGTATCCACTGTCCCATTAGATGTTTTGAAGGAAGAGCTAGCTCAAgcttttaaacagagagatccTGATGTATCTGAAATAAACCTAGCAAAAAACGTTTGGAGCAAGGGAATAAACTACAGACCAGGTATGATAGTGCCATATGGTTCTGAGGGTGGCATGCCTGAATTTGGGGAAATCCATCAAATATGTATCCTGCAGCAGAGACTATTTTTTGTGTTGAAACTGCTGTGTGGATGGTATTGTGAGCATTATGGAGCCTTTCAGCTGACTCCATCTCCAGCACGAGAACTTGCTCTTGTGGAAATCTCCGAACTGGTTGATGAGTATCCATTGGCTGCCTATGTAGTTGGGGGTGTGCGGATGGTGACCTTGAAGAGATCAATCTGTTTGTTCtg GATGACATTGATGCCGGAAGGGACTCCCTCATTAAAGGACTCTGCATCTATCTGA